From Streptomyces sp. HUAS MG91, the proteins below share one genomic window:
- a CDS encoding helix-turn-helix domain-containing protein: MPHDGRDGPVPEFCAQLRTLVRESGLQQRQVAARVGKSEPALSDLLRGRVARPPAWDDVRGIVACCAAARGLDRQACAVEVTAWRHRHGQLLKVYDAVRRLDPPPAPESGAGSAAAPGPVARFRVDSRSVPTASETDWVPCLHLLVTAGDYPVRPLDLLDAEDDGTFLRELREMCHQVLDGFAERVRDADRLARTVVCHAVLALTPLTALLDVHLDGPDPDPGAVLNHVERRRRTVDDFVREATFGAAVGDAHLPPEQARLAARWRRVLTDVLPALDLSATARALAAHERRLAAREPELSLLTEEWEEVSPATGTALDGLAVALSSPGASPPYASDAARTLAAGPARELHRPLVAGVESADGAEGGDRAAARLVIPPLGAGYVDPAARWAVLHDDATPYAEMWWSAQSDAVPLGTRLAAHFGSLSALQVPLLVLGHPGVGKSLLTRVVMARLPATDFLPVRVELRSVAADAPVQRQIEEALRETLGERTGWPELVRGAPGRIPVVLLDGFDELVQAAETDYWGYLRQVAEFQEREAAAGRPVAVVVTSRTVVMHRVQIPEGTRALCLEPFDEERRKRWLRAWNAANRGYFKATGLRPLKPAALAGRLELAAQPLLLLLLALYDSVDNGLARAQESRASGAELFERLLLGFLRRQVRKRHTREQEPGVVSGEAEREMARLGVVALAMFNRGQQSVGADQVEEDARALLGPNGDHGVWADDRAFGRFFFIHEAQACVGGRRRRTYEFLHATFSEYLVARSVWRSLLAAAAPPAPDAGRPPLPVDLLSFAQLTDRAQVVERLGEMAVATGPAELRALVDAIPRLLDAALHDTLPCARPAYAPKPVPPLTRLAHYTANLVLLHTLIAPGTAVSSLLRTWDAPASWRRLTGLWESQLDHKSWDDLTRHLVAHRTWHRPPETPEEPVRDLRLWWAGDEEAARLGTAGPEWFAPEMRDNGAAGEGLARRSAFGGGLDHQLLLRGDGAMPYRVGRVWEVGARHVAGSGQSREPGERMLAALVALMTPGHLAAEESRTAPHTACLQALNTSAASRATQHLVLWAVAAALVRDLPWVETREACARIQDTVRWGDRLRAGDEVRATLAWAVRELRCRADLPQQEAVYLDGLAERLPRTAGRAPQEDGVTSRPSAT, from the coding sequence GTGCCACACGACGGACGGGACGGGCCGGTGCCCGAGTTCTGCGCTCAACTGCGCACCCTGGTGAGGGAGTCGGGACTCCAGCAGCGCCAGGTCGCCGCACGCGTGGGAAAGTCGGAGCCGGCACTCTCCGACCTGCTGCGCGGCCGCGTCGCCCGCCCGCCGGCCTGGGACGACGTACGGGGCATCGTCGCGTGCTGCGCCGCGGCCCGCGGACTGGACCGCCAGGCGTGCGCGGTCGAGGTGACCGCCTGGCGGCACCGGCACGGGCAACTCCTCAAGGTGTACGACGCGGTGCGCAGGCTCGACCCGCCGCCCGCCCCGGAATCCGGTGCCGGTTCCGCTGCCGCACCGGGTCCCGTGGCCCGCTTCCGCGTCGATTCCCGGTCCGTCCCGACGGCGTCCGAGACCGACTGGGTCCCGTGCCTGCATCTGCTGGTCACCGCGGGCGACTATCCGGTGCGCCCGCTCGACCTGCTCGACGCGGAGGACGACGGGACCTTCCTGCGGGAACTGCGGGAGATGTGCCATCAGGTGCTCGACGGGTTCGCCGAGCGGGTGCGGGACGCCGACCGGCTGGCCCGCACGGTGGTCTGCCACGCCGTCCTCGCCCTGACGCCGCTGACCGCGCTGCTCGACGTCCACCTCGACGGCCCGGACCCGGATCCCGGCGCGGTCCTGAACCACGTGGAGCGCCGGCGCCGCACCGTGGACGACTTCGTCCGGGAGGCGACCTTCGGGGCAGCCGTGGGCGACGCCCACCTGCCGCCCGAGCAGGCCCGTCTCGCGGCGCGGTGGCGCCGGGTCCTGACCGACGTGCTGCCCGCCCTCGATCTGTCCGCGACGGCCCGCGCGCTGGCGGCCCACGAGCGCCGACTGGCGGCACGCGAACCCGAGTTGTCGCTGCTCACCGAGGAGTGGGAGGAGGTCTCCCCGGCGACCGGGACCGCGCTCGACGGACTCGCCGTGGCCCTCTCCTCGCCGGGCGCGAGCCCTCCGTACGCCTCCGACGCCGCCCGGACCCTGGCCGCCGGACCCGCCAGGGAACTGCACCGCCCCCTGGTCGCGGGCGTCGAGAGCGCGGACGGCGCCGAAGGGGGCGACCGTGCCGCGGCGAGGCTGGTCATCCCGCCGCTCGGCGCCGGATACGTCGACCCCGCCGCCCGCTGGGCCGTTCTGCACGACGACGCCACGCCCTACGCCGAGATGTGGTGGTCCGCCCAGTCGGACGCCGTACCGCTGGGGACGCGGCTCGCCGCCCACTTCGGCTCGCTGTCCGCGCTCCAGGTGCCGCTGCTCGTCCTCGGCCACCCCGGTGTCGGCAAGTCGCTGCTCACGCGGGTCGTCATGGCACGGCTGCCCGCCACCGACTTCCTGCCGGTCCGGGTGGAGCTGCGGTCCGTCGCGGCGGACGCGCCGGTGCAGCGGCAGATCGAGGAGGCGCTCCGGGAGACGCTCGGTGAGCGCACCGGCTGGCCCGAGCTGGTGCGCGGCGCGCCCGGCCGGATCCCGGTGGTGCTGCTCGACGGCTTCGACGAGCTGGTGCAGGCGGCGGAGACGGACTACTGGGGCTACCTCCGCCAGGTCGCCGAGTTCCAGGAGCGCGAGGCGGCGGCGGGCCGCCCGGTGGCGGTCGTCGTCACCAGCAGGACCGTGGTCATGCACCGCGTGCAGATCCCCGAAGGCACCCGGGCGCTGTGTCTCGAACCCTTCGACGAGGAGCGCAGGAAGCGCTGGCTCAGGGCATGGAACGCCGCGAACCGCGGCTACTTCAAGGCCACCGGACTGCGGCCCCTCAAGCCGGCGGCCCTCGCGGGCCGACTCGAACTCGCCGCCCAGCCACTGCTGTTGCTGCTCCTGGCGCTGTACGACTCGGTGGACAACGGACTGGCCCGCGCCCAGGAGAGCCGGGCCAGCGGGGCGGAGCTGTTCGAGCGGCTGCTCCTCGGATTCCTGCGGCGGCAGGTCCGCAAGCGGCACACCCGCGAGCAGGAGCCCGGCGTGGTGTCCGGTGAGGCGGAGCGGGAGATGGCACGGCTCGGCGTCGTGGCGCTCGCCATGTTCAACCGCGGGCAGCAGAGCGTCGGCGCCGACCAGGTGGAGGAGGACGCGCGGGCGCTGCTCGGCCCCAACGGCGACCACGGCGTCTGGGCCGACGACCGCGCCTTCGGCCGGTTCTTCTTCATCCACGAGGCTCAGGCGTGCGTCGGCGGACGGCGCCGGCGCACCTACGAGTTCCTGCACGCCACCTTCAGCGAGTACCTGGTGGCCCGGAGCGTATGGCGGAGCCTGCTGGCCGCCGCCGCGCCACCGGCGCCGGACGCCGGGCGGCCCCCGCTCCCCGTGGACCTGCTCTCCTTCGCCCAGCTCACCGACCGGGCCCAGGTCGTCGAGCGGCTCGGCGAGATGGCGGTGGCGACCGGCCCCGCCGAACTGCGCGCCCTGGTCGACGCGATCCCCCGGCTGCTCGACGCGGCGCTCCACGACACCCTGCCGTGCGCGCGACCGGCCTACGCGCCCAAGCCCGTACCCCCGCTGACCCGGCTCGCCCACTACACGGCCAACCTCGTGCTGCTCCACACCCTGATCGCCCCCGGGACCGCCGTCTCGTCCCTGCTGCGCACCTGGGATGCGCCCGCCTCCTGGCGCCGCCTGACCGGCCTGTGGGAGTCGCAGCTCGACCACAAGTCCTGGGACGACCTGACCCGGCACCTCGTGGCGCACCGCACCTGGCACCGCCCGCCCGAGACCCCCGAGGAGCCCGTGCGCGACCTGCGGCTGTGGTGGGCCGGGGACGAGGAGGCGGCCCGGCTCGGCACGGCGGGGCCCGAGTGGTTCGCGCCGGAGATGCGCGACAACGGCGCCGCCGGTGAAGGCCTCGCCCGGCGCTCCGCCTTCGGCGGCGGCCTCGACCACCAGCTGCTGCTGCGCGGCGACGGGGCCATGCCCTACCGGGTCGGCCGGGTGTGGGAGGTGGGGGCGCGGCACGTGGCAGGCTCGGGGCAGAGCCGCGAACCCGGAGAGCGCATGCTCGCCGCGCTCGTGGCGCTCATGACCCCCGGCCACCTGGCGGCCGAGGAGAGCCGGACGGCCCCGCACACCGCGTGCCTCCAGGCGCTGAACACCTCGGCGGCGTCCCGGGCGACCCAGCACCTGGTCCTGTGGGCCGTGGCGGCGGCGCTGGTCCGCGACCTGCCCTGGGTGGAGACCCGGGAGGCGTGCGCCCGGATCCAGGACACCGTGCGGTGGGGCGACCGGCTGCGGGCCGGGGACGAGGTGCGCGCCACCCTGGCCTGGGCGGTGCGCGAACTGCGCTGCCGCGCCGATCTGCCGCAGCAGGAAGCCGTCTACCTGGACGGGCTGGCGGAGCGCCTTCCGCGCACCGCCGGCCGCGCCCCTCAGGAGGACGGCGTCACATCCCGTCCTTCCGCAACCTGA
- the treS gene encoding maltose alpha-D-glucosyltransferase, producing MIMNEPVPDTFEDTPQKDRDPDWFKRAVFYEVLVRSFQDSNGDGVGDLKGITAKLDYLQWLGVDCLWLPPFFKSPLRDGGYDVSDYTSVLPEFGDLADFVEFVDAAHQRGMRVIIDFVMNHTSDQHEWFQQSRSDPEGPYGDYYVWADDDKQYQDARIIFVDTEASNWTFDPVRKQYFWHRFFSHQPDLNYENPAVQEEILAALRFWLDLGIDGFRLDAVPYLYAEEGTNCENLPATHRFLKRVRKEIDAQYPDVVILAEANQWPEDVVDYFGEFQSGGDECHMAFHFPVMPRIFMAVRRESRYPVSEILAKTPAIPSGCQWGIFLRNHDELTLEMVTDEERDYMYAEYAKDPRMRANIGIRRRLAPLLDNDRNQIELFTALLLSLPGSPILYYGDEIGMGDNIWLGDRDAVRTPMQWTPDRNAGFSSSDPGRLFLPTIMDPVYGYQVTNVEASMSSPSSLLHWTRRMIEIRKQNPAFGLGSYTELPSSNPAVIAFLRELPSTREDGDDLVLCVHNFSRFAQPTELDLQSFSGRHPVELIGGVRFPAIGELPYLLTLAGHGFYWFRLRKDGM from the coding sequence CCGCAGAAGGACCGGGACCCCGATTGGTTCAAGCGTGCCGTCTTCTACGAGGTCCTGGTCCGCTCCTTCCAGGACAGCAACGGCGACGGCGTCGGCGACCTCAAGGGCATCACGGCGAAGCTGGACTATCTCCAGTGGCTGGGGGTGGACTGCCTCTGGCTGCCCCCCTTCTTCAAGTCCCCGCTCCGTGACGGCGGTTACGACGTCTCGGACTACACCTCGGTGCTCCCCGAGTTCGGCGACCTCGCCGACTTCGTGGAGTTCGTGGACGCCGCGCACCAGCGCGGTATGCGGGTGATCATCGACTTCGTGATGAACCACACCAGCGATCAGCACGAGTGGTTCCAGCAGTCCCGCTCGGACCCCGAGGGCCCCTACGGCGACTACTACGTCTGGGCCGACGACGACAAGCAGTACCAGGACGCCCGGATCATCTTCGTCGACACCGAGGCCTCCAACTGGACCTTCGACCCGGTACGCAAGCAGTACTTCTGGCACCGCTTCTTCTCCCACCAGCCCGACCTCAACTACGAGAACCCGGCCGTGCAGGAGGAGATCCTGGCCGCCCTGCGGTTCTGGCTCGACCTGGGCATCGACGGCTTCCGCCTCGACGCCGTCCCCTACCTCTACGCCGAGGAGGGCACCAACTGCGAGAACCTGCCCGCCACCCACCGGTTCCTCAAACGGGTCCGCAAGGAGATCGACGCCCAGTACCCCGACGTCGTCATCCTCGCCGAGGCCAACCAGTGGCCCGAGGACGTCGTCGACTACTTCGGCGAGTTCCAGAGCGGCGGCGACGAATGCCACATGGCCTTCCACTTCCCCGTCATGCCCCGCATCTTCATGGCCGTGCGCCGCGAATCGCGCTACCCCGTCTCGGAGATCCTCGCCAAGACCCCCGCGATCCCGTCGGGCTGCCAATGGGGCATCTTCCTGCGCAACCACGACGAGCTGACCCTGGAGATGGTCACCGACGAGGAACGCGACTACATGTACGCGGAGTACGCCAAGGACCCACGGATGCGGGCCAACATCGGCATCCGCCGCCGCCTGGCCCCACTCCTCGACAACGACCGCAACCAGATCGAACTCTTCACCGCCCTGCTGCTCTCACTGCCCGGATCACCGATCCTCTACTACGGCGACGAGATCGGCATGGGCGACAACATCTGGCTCGGCGACCGCGACGCCGTCCGCACACCGATGCAGTGGACCCCGGACCGCAACGCGGGCTTCTCGTCCAGTGACCCGGGGCGGCTGTTCCTGCCCACGATCATGGACCCGGTCTACGGGTACCAGGTCACCAACGTCGAGGCGTCGATGTCGTCGCCCTCGTCGCTGCTGCACTGGACGCGCCGGATGATCGAGATCCGCAAACAGAACCCGGCGTTCGGCCTCGGCTCGTACACCGAGCTGCCGTCGTCGAACCCGGCGGTGATCGCGTTCCTGCGCGAGCTGCCCTCGACCAGGGAGGACGGGGACGATCTGGTGCTGTGCGTCCACAACTTCTCCCGCTTCGCCCAGCCGACGGAGCTGGACCTCCAGTCGTTCAGCGGCCGGCACCCGGTGGAGCTGATCGGCGGGGTGCGGTTCCCGGCGATCGGGGAGCTGCCGTACCTGCTGACGCTGGCGGGGCACGGGTTCTACTGGTTCAGGTTGCGGAAGGACGGGATGTGA